TCGTAAATTAACTGCTTGAGGTCGCACCTCATAGACTTTTACCTTTTCCAAGTGTAGGGGCTCCGGTTTATTGGAGCTTAAATTTGAGTCAAACAGCAAAAAAACTTGACAATTTAAATATTATGAATATATATTTAAAGAGGGATAAAATGAAGAAATTACTATTTTTAATTGGATTACTCTTTATAAGTGCAGCTTTGCTTACAACGGCTGATTGCTATGTAATTCCGGCAGCTGTTGGTGATGAAGGCTCGGTTACAGGTTATTTTTATGAGAAGAGTTATGCAGACCAAGATAGCGGATTCCAGCACTTGGAGGCAGCGTTTAAATTTGGTATCAAATGGGTGCCAATTCGTAACATTGAACTCTATTGCAGTCCATCATTACGGTACCACTTTTGGCTTTATTCTTGTACAGGACTTGGTGACCTTGATGTTGGTGCCACCTATATCTTTAGAAAAGGGATAGGTGCACATACATTTTTGAGACTCCCAACAGGTAACTCCAATATACCGGGCTATACAGAAGCTGTTGGTTACCCAAAGTTTTCAAGTAAAAAAGTAGGTAATGGCTTATTGTTTATTTTAAGTTATGACTTAGCACAAGGGGTGGGTCTACATTTAAATACTGGTTACTTACTTAATATTGGTGACCTCGTAAGTAGAGAGGATACGATAAATCCAAACCCCATATACAAAAATCACATGCCGATTGGAATAGGGGTCACGCTTCCATATGGAGTATTTATTGAGGTAGTGACTGACCTTCTCCAATATACAACCCGTATCCCAATCACTAAGAATCCAAAAAGGGTAGTCCTTGGAGTTAAATCTGAATGGATTCATGGAATCAAACTACTTGGTGCATTTGAATACGGGACATGGGGAACAGGAGACCCACCAATTCATCCATGGGAAAGAGGGTTACACGGTGGAGGCCAGTGGGATGTGACTCTCGGTATATCATTCCCAATTACTACTGCAAAGAAACCAGCAAAAAGAGAGCGAGTTATTATTACCAAGAGACCTGTAACTCAACCCTATACGACTTTAACAACAGGAGTGCTTGAAGGCAGAATCCTAAATAGGGAAACAGGTAAGCCAATTAAGGAGCTAAGCTTCCCGAGGCTTCAAATCTATACAAAAACAAGTAGTGAGTATGACCTACTCTACTATAGCCAATCAAGTTCACCAGAGTGGGGTGAATACAAGCTCATTTTCCCGACTGGCAAGCATTTAATAACACTTGAAATTCCAGGTTATGAGCCCTGTGCAAAAGAGGTAACAATATATTCTGGCAAAAGCACACGCATAGATTGGGAGCTCATACCAATCAAGTAAAAATTCAGAGACAGCCCTTCTTTAAATCTATTTTACTAACACTAACTTCCGCATGAGCACTTTACTATTACACTCCAATTTACAAAAATATACACCATTTGCTATTCCCTTTAGTATCCCAGTCAATAGAGTAGTAGCCAGCTCCTTTGGTTTCATCAACAAGTGTCTTTACTAATCGGCCTGAAATGTCGTAAATCTTGAGCAATATTTTACTCTTCACTGGTAATTGGTAATTGATAACTGTTGATAGACCAAATGGATTTGGATAAGCCTGTAGTAAATAATCTTGATGTAGAGAGCCATTCTCAGCTATACCTTGAGATACCGAAAAGTAGCCATCTACCATATTAAATTCAATCTCATTACCACCAGTATCGAGCAGCATACATGTCCAAAAGGAATAGTCACCCTCACGTCCGAGACGTATCTTTGAGCTCCCATAACGGACAACTGTCCA
This is a stretch of genomic DNA from bacterium. It encodes these proteins:
- a CDS encoding PEGA domain-containing protein yields the protein MKKLLFLIGLLFISAALLTTADCYVIPAAVGDEGSVTGYFYEKSYADQDSGFQHLEAAFKFGIKWVPIRNIELYCSPSLRYHFWLYSCTGLGDLDVGATYIFRKGIGAHTFLRLPTGNSNIPGYTEAVGYPKFSSKKVGNGLLFILSYDLAQGVGLHLNTGYLLNIGDLVSREDTINPNPIYKNHMPIGIGVTLPYGVFIEVVTDLLQYTTRIPITKNPKRVVLGVKSEWIHGIKLLGAFEYGTWGTGDPPIHPWERGLHGGGQWDVTLGISFPITTAKKPAKRERVIITKRPVTQPYTTLTTGVLEGRILNRETGKPIKELSFPRLQIYTKTSSEYDLLYYSQSSSPEWGEYKLIFPTGKHLITLEIPGYEPCAKEVTIYSGKSTRIDWELIPIK
- a CDS encoding T9SS type A sorting domain-containing protein gives rise to the protein MQWRAKCCLFKIDNATGIITLCCCSLSRTSSVTGSGTIAYIKWTVVRYGSSKIRLGREGDYSFWTCMLLDTGGNEIEFNMVDGYFSVSQGIAENGSLHQDYLLQAYPNPFGLSTVINYQLPVKSKILLKIYDISGRLVKTLVDETKGAGYYSIDWDTKGNSKWCIFL